In Choloepus didactylus isolate mChoDid1 chromosome 18, mChoDid1.pri, whole genome shotgun sequence, a single genomic region encodes these proteins:
- the PLEKHH3 gene encoding pleckstrin homology domain-containing family H member 3 isoform X2: MPLPGGLWWLLCCRRGFTLLHRDYGDGELSGDGDEDEDEETFELRTPSPAGGGRGPLDVTLTQPVRSGPVSDRLQSSSDETRSLIPEKGPREDDPDIVVKGWLYREPRGGGARPWLPARRAWFVLTRDSLDQFSSSGKGARRLGSLVLTSLCSVTGPERRPKETGLWSVTVSGRKHSLRLCSPRQAEAERWGVALRDVIAAKAPLETPTQLLLRDIQESGRDPEAVALIYQRNPILRHTSGALYAPLLPLPYGVSAPGPGYAPLREEAVRLFLALQALEGARRPETLMQGVLQTCRDLPALRDELFLQLAKQTSGPAGPPGRPATQDPAALRYWQLLTCMSCTFRPGGAVRGHLLGHLERTEQALPDSELAEYARFIRRALGRTRGRELVPSLAEISALSQRQELLCTVHCPGAGACRVAIDSHTTAGEVARELVGRLGLARSRNAFALYEQRGAQERALAGGTLVADVLTSLAAEEVGMEDLLDSGWRLCLRLHGPLHPEGLSPDGHELPFLFEQAHALLLRGRPPPPDDTLRALAALRLQSLHRDFSPLAPLPRLDRLLPPPAPPREGPPRPAPRPPPSTALLAGAFWSPGLAKRRAERARRGGAHGTAGSGARDGGGGAGTAAAVLGGWKRLRGMGRAEAMAAYLALAAQCPGFGAARYDVLELSTKTGGGAPQKLCLGLGAKAMSLSRPGETEPIHSVSYSHVAACQLMGPHTLALRVGESQLLLQSPQVEEIMQLVNAYLANPSSEGPCGSPSPSCQYLPDTSPSSQHPGLDEFQGQSGCLEQLQD, translated from the exons GACGAGGAAACCTTTGAGCTACGGACCCCGAGTCCAGCGGGCGGCGGGAGG GGTCCCCTGGACGTGACGCTGACTCAGCCGGTGAGGAGCGGACCCGTCTCCGACAG GCTGCAGAGCTCCTCCGACGAGACGCGGAGCCTCATCCCGGAGAAGGGGCCGCGGGAAGACGACCCGGACATCGTCGTGAAAG GTTGGCTGTATCGCGAGCCCCGCGGAGGAGGGGCGCGGCCCTGGCTGCCCGCGCGTCGGGCTTGGTTCGTGCTCACCCGGGACTCCCTGGACCAGTTCAGCAGCAGCGGGAAGGGGGCGCGGCGCCTCGGGAGCCTCGTGCTCACCAGCCTGTGCTCCGTGACTGGCCCAGAGCGCAGGCCCAAGGAGACTG GTCTGTGGTCAGTGACTGTGTCTGGCCGGAAACACAGCCTCCGCCTCTGCTCGCCGCGCCAGGCGGAGGCGGAGCGCTGGGGGGTGGCGCTGCGAGACGTGATCGCCGCGAAGGCACCACTCGAGACCCCCACTCAACTGCTGCTCAGGGACATTCAG GAGAGTGGCCGAGACCCGGAGGCGGTGGCTCTCATTTACCAACGGAACCCGATTCTGAGGCACACAAGTGGAGCCTTGTATGCCCCACTCCTGCCCCTGCCCTACGGAGTCAGCGCCCCAG GTCCAGGCTATGCACCCTTGCGCGAGGAGGCGGTGCGGCTTTTCCTGGCCCTGCAGGCGCTGGAGGGGGCGCGGCGCCCAGAGACCCTGATGCAGGGTGTGCTCCAGACCTGCCGGGACCTGCCTGCGCTCAGGGACGAACTCTTCCTGCAGCTGGCTAAGCAGACTTCAGGCCCTGCGGGTCCGCCGGGTCGCCCTGCTACCCAAGACCCCGCGGCCCTGCGGTACTGGCAGCTCCTCACCTGCATGAGTTGCACTTTCCGGCCTGGAGGAGCGGTTCGCGGCCACCTCCTGGGGCATCTGGAGAG GACAGAGCAGGCGCTGCCGGACTCGGAGCTGGCGGAGTATGCGCGCTTCATCCGGAGAGCGCTGGGCCGGACGCGCGGCCGGGAGCTAGTGCCGTCGCTGGCGGAGATTTCCGCGCTGAGCCAGCGGCAGGAGCTGTTGTGCACCGTGCACTGTCCCGGGGCCGGCGCCTGCCGGGTGGCCATAGACTCCCACACAACAGCGGGGGAG gtGGCACGCGAGTTGGTGGGGCGGCTGGGCTTGGCCCGGAGCCGCAATGCGTTCGCGCTGTACGAACAGCGAGGCGCCCAGGAACGAGCCCTGGCTGGGGGGACCCTCGTGGCCGACGTGCTCACCAG TTTGGCCGCCGAGGAAGTGGGTATGGAGGACTTGCTGGACTCAGGCTGGAGACTATGTCTGCGTCTTCACGGACCTTTGCACCCTGAGGGGTTGTCCCCAGACGGTCACGAATTGCCTTTCCTCTTTGAGCAA GCTCACGCTTTGCTGCTGCGCGGCCGGCCGCCCCCGCCAGACGACACCCTGCGCGCGCTGGCGGCGCTGCGCCTGCAGAGCCTGCACCGGGACTTCTCCCCGCTGGCGCCCCTGCCGCGCCTGGACCGCCTGCTGCCGCCCCCCGCTCCGCCGCGGGAaggcccgccccgccccgcccccaggccGCCCCCCTCCACCGCCCTGCTGGCCGGGGCATTTTGGAGCCCAGGCCTGGCTAAGAGGCGGGCGGAGCGGGCCCGGCGCGGCGGGGCCCATGGCACCGCGGGAAGTGGGGCCCGCGACGGAGGAGGCGGCGCCGGCACGGCGGCTGCTGTGCTGGGCGGCTGGAAGCGACTGCGGGGCATGGGCCGAGCTGAGGCCATGGCTGCCTACCTTGCTCTGGCGGCACAGTGTCCGGGGTTCGGCGCTGCTCGGTATGACGTTCTGGAGCTGAGCACG AAGACTGGTGGGGGTGCTCCACAGAAGCTATGCCTGGGCCTGGGAGCCAAGGCCATGTCCCTCTCCCGACCAGGGGAGACAGAGCCCATCCACAGTGTCAGCTACAGCCATGTGGCCGCCTGCCAGCTAATGGGCCCCCACaccctggctctgagggtgggaGAGAGCCAGCTTCTCCTGCAGAGCCCCCAG GTGGAAGAGATCATGCAGCTGGTGAATGCCTACTTGGCCAACCCCTCCTCTGAGGGGCCCTGTGGCAGCCCTTCTCCTTCATGCCAATACCTGCCAGACACCTCTCCTTCCAGCCAGCACCCGGGCCTGGACGAGTTCCAGGGACAGTCTGGCTGTTTGGAGCAGCTGCAGGACTGA
- the PLEKHH3 gene encoding pleckstrin homology domain-containing family H member 3 isoform X1, producing MPLPGGLWWLLCCRRGFTLLHRDYGDGELSGDGDEDEDEETFELRTPSPAGGGRGPLDVTLTQPVRSGPVSDRLQSSSDETRSLIPEKGPREDDPDIVVKGWLYREPRGGGARPWLPARRAWFVLTRDSLDQFSSSGKGARRLGSLVLTSLCSVTGPERRPKETGLWSVTVSGRKHSLRLCSPRQAEAERWGVALRDVIAAKAPLETPTQLLLRDIQESGRDPEAVALIYQRNPILRHTSGALYAPLLPLPYGVSAPGPGYAPLREEAVRLFLALQALEGARRPETLMQGVLQTCRDLPALRDELFLQLAKQTSGPAGPPGRPATQDPAALRYWQLLTCMSCTFRPGGAVRGHLLGHLERTEQALPDSELAEYARFIRRALGRTRGRELVPSLAEISALSQRQELLCTVHCPGAGACRVAIDSHTTAGEVARELVGRLGLARSRNAFALYEQRGAQERALAGGTLVADVLTRFENLAAEEVGMEDLLDSGWRLCLRLHGPLHPEGLSPDGHELPFLFEQAHALLLRGRPPPPDDTLRALAALRLQSLHRDFSPLAPLPRLDRLLPPPAPPREGPPRPAPRPPPSTALLAGAFWSPGLAKRRAERARRGGAHGTAGSGARDGGGGAGTAAAVLGGWKRLRGMGRAEAMAAYLALAAQCPGFGAARYDVLELSTKTGGGAPQKLCLGLGAKAMSLSRPGETEPIHSVSYSHVAACQLMGPHTLALRVGESQLLLQSPQVEEIMQLVNAYLANPSSEGPCGSPSPSCQYLPDTSPSSQHPGLDEFQGQSGCLEQLQD from the exons GACGAGGAAACCTTTGAGCTACGGACCCCGAGTCCAGCGGGCGGCGGGAGG GGTCCCCTGGACGTGACGCTGACTCAGCCGGTGAGGAGCGGACCCGTCTCCGACAG GCTGCAGAGCTCCTCCGACGAGACGCGGAGCCTCATCCCGGAGAAGGGGCCGCGGGAAGACGACCCGGACATCGTCGTGAAAG GTTGGCTGTATCGCGAGCCCCGCGGAGGAGGGGCGCGGCCCTGGCTGCCCGCGCGTCGGGCTTGGTTCGTGCTCACCCGGGACTCCCTGGACCAGTTCAGCAGCAGCGGGAAGGGGGCGCGGCGCCTCGGGAGCCTCGTGCTCACCAGCCTGTGCTCCGTGACTGGCCCAGAGCGCAGGCCCAAGGAGACTG GTCTGTGGTCAGTGACTGTGTCTGGCCGGAAACACAGCCTCCGCCTCTGCTCGCCGCGCCAGGCGGAGGCGGAGCGCTGGGGGGTGGCGCTGCGAGACGTGATCGCCGCGAAGGCACCACTCGAGACCCCCACTCAACTGCTGCTCAGGGACATTCAG GAGAGTGGCCGAGACCCGGAGGCGGTGGCTCTCATTTACCAACGGAACCCGATTCTGAGGCACACAAGTGGAGCCTTGTATGCCCCACTCCTGCCCCTGCCCTACGGAGTCAGCGCCCCAG GTCCAGGCTATGCACCCTTGCGCGAGGAGGCGGTGCGGCTTTTCCTGGCCCTGCAGGCGCTGGAGGGGGCGCGGCGCCCAGAGACCCTGATGCAGGGTGTGCTCCAGACCTGCCGGGACCTGCCTGCGCTCAGGGACGAACTCTTCCTGCAGCTGGCTAAGCAGACTTCAGGCCCTGCGGGTCCGCCGGGTCGCCCTGCTACCCAAGACCCCGCGGCCCTGCGGTACTGGCAGCTCCTCACCTGCATGAGTTGCACTTTCCGGCCTGGAGGAGCGGTTCGCGGCCACCTCCTGGGGCATCTGGAGAG GACAGAGCAGGCGCTGCCGGACTCGGAGCTGGCGGAGTATGCGCGCTTCATCCGGAGAGCGCTGGGCCGGACGCGCGGCCGGGAGCTAGTGCCGTCGCTGGCGGAGATTTCCGCGCTGAGCCAGCGGCAGGAGCTGTTGTGCACCGTGCACTGTCCCGGGGCCGGCGCCTGCCGGGTGGCCATAGACTCCCACACAACAGCGGGGGAG gtGGCACGCGAGTTGGTGGGGCGGCTGGGCTTGGCCCGGAGCCGCAATGCGTTCGCGCTGTACGAACAGCGAGGCGCCCAGGAACGAGCCCTGGCTGGGGGGACCCTCGTGGCCGACGTGCTCACCAGGTTTGAGAA TTTGGCCGCCGAGGAAGTGGGTATGGAGGACTTGCTGGACTCAGGCTGGAGACTATGTCTGCGTCTTCACGGACCTTTGCACCCTGAGGGGTTGTCCCCAGACGGTCACGAATTGCCTTTCCTCTTTGAGCAA GCTCACGCTTTGCTGCTGCGCGGCCGGCCGCCCCCGCCAGACGACACCCTGCGCGCGCTGGCGGCGCTGCGCCTGCAGAGCCTGCACCGGGACTTCTCCCCGCTGGCGCCCCTGCCGCGCCTGGACCGCCTGCTGCCGCCCCCCGCTCCGCCGCGGGAaggcccgccccgccccgcccccaggccGCCCCCCTCCACCGCCCTGCTGGCCGGGGCATTTTGGAGCCCAGGCCTGGCTAAGAGGCGGGCGGAGCGGGCCCGGCGCGGCGGGGCCCATGGCACCGCGGGAAGTGGGGCCCGCGACGGAGGAGGCGGCGCCGGCACGGCGGCTGCTGTGCTGGGCGGCTGGAAGCGACTGCGGGGCATGGGCCGAGCTGAGGCCATGGCTGCCTACCTTGCTCTGGCGGCACAGTGTCCGGGGTTCGGCGCTGCTCGGTATGACGTTCTGGAGCTGAGCACG AAGACTGGTGGGGGTGCTCCACAGAAGCTATGCCTGGGCCTGGGAGCCAAGGCCATGTCCCTCTCCCGACCAGGGGAGACAGAGCCCATCCACAGTGTCAGCTACAGCCATGTGGCCGCCTGCCAGCTAATGGGCCCCCACaccctggctctgagggtgggaGAGAGCCAGCTTCTCCTGCAGAGCCCCCAG GTGGAAGAGATCATGCAGCTGGTGAATGCCTACTTGGCCAACCCCTCCTCTGAGGGGCCCTGTGGCAGCCCTTCTCCTTCATGCCAATACCTGCCAGACACCTCTCCTTCCAGCCAGCACCCGGGCCTGGACGAGTTCCAGGGACAGTCTGGCTGTTTGGAGCAGCTGCAGGACTGA